One genomic window of Azospirillum thermophilum includes the following:
- a CDS encoding IS4 family transposase, whose product MPGLGQHQGGLPVLRQQPCRRGRHPGGHVEATRRRVAATRGTILVIQDTTEFSFERERPDRVGWTYKGNGSNERQGGVRPYTACGLLMHSSLVVTTDGLPLGLGAVKFWTRKKFKGTAALKRHINPTRVPIDGKESVRWLDNMRRTAELFGDPARCVYIGDRENDIYEFFCLARDLGTHFLVRTCVDRLAGDGTTTVARLMDEVAVGGRHRIEVRDAGGRTETAEVELTYATLHVRPPIGKEKRYPALDLTILYAREPDQPENRPRIDWKIATDLPVTDTASAVEKLRWYAMRWRVEEFHKIMKSGCKVEAARLRTAERLVKLIAVLCIVGWRVFWLRMMNRVVPDAEPGVALTGIETAVLDRVVPDRGSNQPRIRDLASYVRKIARLGGWLARAGDPPPGDRVLWRGMTRLTDIVLGATLTLDDVGN is encoded by the coding sequence CTGCCAGGACTGGGCCAACACCAAGGCGGCCTACCGGTTCTTCGCCAACAGCCGTGTCGGCGAGGGCGACATCCTGGGGGCCACGTCGAAGCAACGCGCCGTCGGGTTGCCGCCACGCGCGGCACCATCCTGGTCATCCAGGACACCACCGAGTTCTCCTTCGAGCGCGAGCGTCCCGACCGGGTCGGCTGGACCTACAAAGGCAACGGCAGCAATGAGCGGCAGGGGGGCGTGCGCCCGTACACCGCCTGCGGGCTGCTGATGCACTCCAGCCTGGTGGTCACAACGGACGGGCTGCCGCTTGGCCTGGGTGCGGTCAAATTCTGGACCCGCAAGAAATTCAAAGGAACCGCCGCCCTCAAAAGGCACATCAATCCGACGCGGGTCCCGATCGATGGGAAGGAAAGTGTCCGCTGGCTGGACAACATGCGGCGGACGGCCGAGCTGTTCGGGGATCCGGCCCGCTGCGTCTACATCGGCGATCGTGAGAACGATATTTACGAGTTCTTCTGTCTCGCGCGGGATCTCGGAACCCACTTCCTGGTTCGGACGTGTGTCGACCGGCTCGCGGGTGACGGCACCACGACGGTCGCCCGCTTGATGGACGAGGTGGCGGTGGGCGGTCGGCACCGCATCGAGGTCCGGGACGCCGGCGGGCGAACCGAAACCGCGGAAGTCGAACTCACCTACGCCACCCTGCACGTCCGGCCACCGATCGGGAAGGAAAAGCGCTATCCTGCCCTCGACCTGACAATCTTGTACGCCCGGGAACCAGATCAACCCGAGAACCGCCCACGCATCGACTGGAAGATTGCCACCGACCTGCCAGTCACCGACACCGCCTCTGCTGTGGAGAAGCTGCGCTGGTACGCTATGCGGTGGCGCGTGGAGGAATTCCACAAGATTATGAAGTCGGGGTGCAAAGTGGAGGCAGCGCGGCTCCGGACGGCTGAGCGCCTGGTGAAGCTGATTGCTGTCCTGTGCATCGTGGGCTGGCGCGTCTTCTGGTTGCGGATGATGAACCGGGTGGTGCCGGATGCCGAACCGGGTGTCGCCTTGACCGGAATCGAAACCGCGGTCCTCGATCGCGTGGTTCCCGACCGCGGCTCCAACCAGCCCCGTATTCGAGATTTGGCCAGCTACGTGCGGAAGATCGCAAGGCTCGGCGGCTGGCTCGCCCGCGCGGGGGACCCGCCACCCGGCGACAGGGTCCTATGGCGCGGCATGACGCGCCTGACCGATATCGTTCTCGGCGCC